The segment TTCCGCCGAGGTCGCGCGTCACCCGGGTGCCCTCGCGGAGCACCGCCGCCGTCGCGGCGGTGATGCGATCGGCATGCGCGCCGAGCCCGAGGTGGCGCAGCATGGCGAGCGCCGACACCAGCAGCATCATCGGATTCGCGCCGTCGCGCGCCGCGAGCTCGGGCTCGTCCTCGTAGATCGCCTCGAAGACGGCGAGGTCGTCGCCGAAGCTCGCGCTCGGCACCACGCCGAGCCCGCCCGCGAGCCCGGCGCAGAGGTCCGACACGAGGTCGCCGTAGAAGTTCTGCATCACCATCACGTCGAACTGGTAGGGGTTCATGACGAGCTGCATGCAGGTGTTGTCGACGATCAGCTCCTGGAGGGCGATCGCGGGATGGTCCTTCGCGACGGCGCGGCAGCAGTCGAGGAAGAGGCCGTCCGAGCGTTTCATGATGTTGGCCTTGTGGACGGCCGTCACCTTCTTCCGGCCGGCGGCCGCCGCGTGCGCGAACGCGAAACGCGCGATCCGCGTGCACGCCTGCGCGGTCGTGACCTTGATGCTTTCGACGACGCCGGGCACCACCCGGTGCTCGATGCCGGCGTACTCGCCCTCGGTGCTCTCGCGGACGACGATGAGGTCGAGGTCGGGATACCGCGAGGCGCGGCCGGGGAAGCTCTTCACCGAGCGCACGTTGGCGTAGAGGTCGAGCATCTTGCGGAGCGCGACGTTCGGGTTCTCCTGCGTCTCGCCGAGCCTGGCGGCGAGGTGGCCCTTCAAGGCGACGCGCGTCCGCAACACTGAACCGACGAGCTCGGCCGGGATCGCCGCGCCCTGCCGGCGGAGCGCCTCGTCGCCGGCCGCGACGCGCTCCCACGCGACCGGCACGGCGGCGGCCGCGAAGATCCGCGCGACGGCGTCGGCGAGCGCCGGGCCGGCGCCGTCGCCGGGGATGAGCGTCACCGTGCGCTCGGCGCTCACGTCGTCGCTTCCCGCAGCGCGGCGACGATCGCGTCGCGGACGTCGGTCGTCCCCGCGCGCCCGCCGAGGTCGCGCGTCCGGACGCGGCCCGCGGCGAGCACGGAGCTCGTCGCGTCGACGACGCGCCGCGCGGCCGCGTGCTCGCCGAGGTGCTGCAGCATGAGGGCGCCGGAGAGGATCAGCGCCAGCGGGTTCGCGAGGTTCTTGCCGGCGATGTCGGGCGCGCTCCCGTGCACCGCCTCGAAGACCGCCGCGTGCGTGCCGACGTTCGCCCCCGGCACGACGCCGAGTCCGCCGACCAGTCCGGAGCACAGGTCCGATACGATGTCGCCGTAGAGGTTCTCGAGCAGGACGACGTCGAAGCGGGTCGGATCGAGGACGAGCTGCATGCAGAGGGTGTCGACCGCGATCTCCTCGTAGCCGACGTCGGGGTGGCGCGCCGCGACCACGCGGCAGCAGTCGAGGAAGAGCCCGTCCGTCATCTTCATGATCGAGGCCTTGTGCGCGGCGGTGACTTTGCGCCGGCCGTCGCGGCGCGCGAGCATGAAGGCGTACTCCGCGATCCGGAGGCACGCTTGCTCGGTGAAGACCTTGAGGGTCTCGATCACCCCCGGCACGACCTCGTGCTCGAGCCCGGCGTAGAGGCCCTCGGTGTTCTCGCGGATGATGACGAGATCGACCCGCTCGTGGCGGGTCGGGACGCCCGGCAGCGTGCGCACCGGCCGTACGCTCGCGTAGAGGTCGAGCGCCTTTCTGAGGCGCACGTTCACGCTCTGGAAGCCGCCGCCGATCGGTGTCGTCACGGGGCCTTTCAGCGCCGTCCCGGTCTCGCGGATCGCGGCGAAGACCGACTCGGGGAGCGGATCGCCCTCGTGCTCGATCGCCGGCAGCCCGGCGGCGCGCTCCGTCCACTCGATCCGGACACCCGTTGCGTCGATCACGGCGCGCGCCGCGTCCGCTACCTCCGGCCCGATGCCGTCTCCCGGAAGGAGCGTGACGCGATGACCCATGTCGCGGGCACCTTAGCGCGCTCGGCCGGTGCGCGCACGCCGCGCGCGGCGGACGGATCAGGGAGTGGGAAGGTGCCGCCGTCGGGTCAACGAGAAGGACGTCGTTCCAGAGTACCGAGACCGCCGCCACCGGCCATCGTTTGATTGTTCCCCAGGGTCAACGAGAAGGACGTCGTTCCAGAGTACCGAGGGGCTGATCGGGAGCCCGCGGATCGACGAGCACCAGTCGGGCGGCCGCGAGCGCGTCCTCCGGGAGCGTGACGGTCCGCGTGACGGCGTCGCCCGGGACGAGGGCGGCCGGCCGCAGGACCCGGGCGGACACTTCGCCCCGCGGATCGTCCGACGGCCCGTACCAGCGGATCACGAGGGGCGTCGGCTCGATCGGGTCCGGATGGCGGTAGGTGACGAGCCCCCGGTTCTCGAAGGTCACGGCGAGCCGGCCCGGATCCGCCGGATCGAGCGCGAGACGGACCGCGAGGGCCGCCGGGTCGCTCGTGGTCGGGGCCGACGGCGGGAGGGCGTAGAGCATCTCGGTGCCGGCCCGGGCGAGCTCGACGAGGTGCGCCGCGCTCGCCACGGACGGCAGGAGCCCCGTCGCGGTCGGGATCGCGAGGTGGACGACGACGCTCCCGAGCCCGAGGGCGGCCAGGGCTCCAGCGGCGCGGGCGTCGCCGGGGACCCGCGCTGCGTAGTGGGCGACGTCGTCCTGGAGCGGGGTCAGGAAGGAGTTGTAGCAGGCGGCGACCCGATGGCCGTGATACGCGCCCGCGAGGACGAAATCGCCCATGCGGAAGAACCGGCCGCGCCCGAGCTCGTACGGGACGTCGAGGACGGCTCCGGGCGGGATGCGCTCGTAGGCCGCGAGTACCACGTCCGGCGGGCGGACGACGTAGGCCTGCAGCGTGACCGTGCGTCCGAACGCGCGCCGCGCGATGCCCGGAACGAACACCTCCGCGAGCGCCGCCGCGACCAGGACGAGCGCGATGGCGGCGCGTGCGCCCGCGCCGCGTCCGCGCCCGAGCGCCGCGACGCCGAGGCCCGCGAGCGCGCTCGCGACGAGGTACCACCCGGTCACGACCGCGCCACCGCGGCGTACGGCATCGAAGCCCGGCACGATGCCGCCGAGGAGGCCGAAGAGCGAAGGGATCGCGAGGTCGATTCCCGGCACGCGCAGCCCCGCGCTGGCGCCCCAGGCCACGACGAGACCGGCGACGAGGAGCGCGGCCCGCGGGGGCGCTGCGTCCGCGGGATCCCGCCGCCGGGCGCGCGCGAGGAGCGCCGTCGCCGCCAGCACGAGGACGACGGTGCCGGCGTACGCGCCGCCGCCCGGCGCGAAGTCGCCGGCCGTGTAGAGAAGCTGGTGGCGCCCAGCGAGCGAGCCCCACGTCTCCTTGAACGTGAGATACGGACCGAGCACGAGCGCGACGGCTCCGACGTTCGCGAGTCCGGCGGCGGCGAGCTTCGGGAGGACGGCGCGCCAGGCGTCGCGGCGGCGCCACAGGCCCGCGACGCTCACCGCCGCGACCACGATCGCGTGCGGCACGAGCGGGTAGATGCTTTCGAGGCTCTGCAGCGAGCTGCAGAGCGCGACCGCGGCCGCCGCCGGCCAGGCCGGCCGGCGGAAGAAGCGATGCAGGGAGAGCAGCGTCAGGACGGTCCAGTGATTCGCCACCGCCGACAGGTGCACGAGGTCGCCGAGGCGTGCCGGGTGGATCGCGAAGATCGTCCCGGCGACGAGCGCCGCGGCCGCGCTGCCGGTGTAGCCGCGCACCAGGAGATGCATGGCGAAGCCGGCGAGCGCGACCGAGAGCACCGTGACCGCGTTGTAGGTGAGGACGGGGTCGCCGCTCAGGGCGTACGGCAGGAGGCCGAGGAGCCCCTGGCCGAGCTCGTGCTGACCGAGCATGAGCGCGTGCCGGAGGGGATGGCACTGCGGCCCGTCGAGGAGCGTCGACGGGGCGTGGAAGAGGGCGCGCGCGTGCGCCGTCACGACCGCGACCACGAGCTTCTGGTCCGCCATCGTGATGCCGCGCCACGCAGGCGGCACGTCGGCCGGGATCGCCGCGAGCCGCGCCGGCGCCGGCAGCACGGCGCGCAAGGCGAAGAGCGCGAGCGCGACGTAGAAGCCGGCTGCGAGGATCGTGCGCGCGCGCGTCGTCATGCGTCGGGATGTGAGACAGAGCGCAGCCGCGTGACCGCGTCAACGGCCGATCGGCCGATCGGATTGACGCGCGCCGCTCGACTCCGTAAGAGCCCGTCGTGCGGCGACGAGACTCGTTCCGGCTCCGAACATCGTCGGGCCGCCGCACCATGCTCCTCGGAGTCGTGGTGGCCGCGGGGCTCGCAGTGCTCGGGTGCGCGCCCGGCCCTGCCGCGCTCCCCGACATCGTCCTCGTAGTGATCGATACGCTGCGGGCCGATCACCTGGGATCGTACGGCCATGGGCGGGCGCAGACCCCGCGCCTCGACGATTTTGCCGCGCGCGGAACGCGTTTCAGCATGGCGCGCGCGACCAGCTCGTGGACGCTGCCGAGCACCGCGAGCATCCTGAGCGGTCGCTATCCCGCCGAGCACGGAGCCGAGCGCATGACGCTCATGATCGGCGAGAAGCAACTGATGATGGCCGAAATGCTTGCCGCCGGCGGATACGACACCGCGGGGTTCTCTGCCAACGCGGCGGTGGTGACGCCGGAATCAGGATTCGCCCAGGGGTTCGGCCGCTTCGACGTGCTCGAGCGCCGCGGGGAGCAGAGCGGCCCCGATCCGGTTTGGCCGAGCAGCGCGCAGAAGCCGGCACAGCCCGATGCGACCGCGGACGTCGTGACCGATGCCGCTCTCGCCTGGGTCTCGTCACGTGCGGCGGCGAGCCATCCGTACTTCCTGTACGTGCACTACTTCGATCCGCACGCGAGCTATTCGCCTCCACGAGCCTACGCCGAAAAGTTCGGGGTCCGGTCCGACGATCCGCTGCGTGGACCGGGGCAGGCCCTGGTGATGCTGAAGAAGACGCTGACCGATCAGGAGCTCGCGACGTTGCGTGCGCTCTACGATGCCGAGATCGCGTTCATGGACCACGAGGTCGGACGTCTCCTCGACGGTCTCGGGTTCGGCCGGAGGCGCGACGTGGTCGTCGTGATCACCGCCGATCACGGCGAGGAGTTCGGAGACCACGGCCGCATGCAACACACGAAGACCCTCTACGAGGAGGTCTTGCGCGTACCACTCCTGATCGGCGGCGGCGATTTTTCGAGTGGGCAGGTCGTGGCCGCGCCGGTGTCGCTGGTCCGCATCTTTCCGACCATCGCGGAGCTGGCGCGGGTCGCGCCGCCATCCGGGCTGCCGGGACGCTCGCTGCTCCCGGTGCTGCGGGGAGCCGCGCCCGCGCCCGAGCCGGAGACGGTGTTCGCCGATCTCCCGTCCGGGGCGGTTCATCGCGCCGCCGTCGTCGACGGCTCCTGGAAGCTCGTGCTCGACCATGGATTCGCTCCGGTGCTCTACGATCTCGCGGCCGACGCGGGCGAGACCACGCAGCGGAATCAGAGCCAAGGCGCGCGTGCCACCGCGCTGCAGAAGGCCATCGGCGAGCACAATAAGATCTGCTACCGCGCGCGCGCCGCCGCGCCGCCGGTGCCGATCACCGTCGAGCCCGATCGGCGCGAGCGTCTCCGGCAGCTCGGATACGTCGTGGATTGAAGCTCCTCGCGGTCGCCTACTTCTCGAGCTCTTCGCGGATCGAGTAGATCTTCTGCCGCGCCTCGGCGACGTAGACGTCGAGGTTCCGCCGGTGGTTCGCCGTGAGGCCGGCGTCGCCGCCGTCGAGCACGATGAACGGCTTCAGAAGCGCGGCGCGCTCGAGGGACGAGGCGACCTCCTCGACGAGCGGCGGCAGGGCGTCGCGGTCCGCGAACGAGCGGTCGTACTCGCGCTGGATCGCGCGCAGGCAGGCCGCCATCACGTGGGCGTAGCCCTGCGCGTGGTAGAACATGTCGTCGCTCTCCCACGGCCGGACGCGGTGGCCGTCGATCTCGGTGCGGTAGAGGCTGGCGTGCGCGTCGCCGAGCATGTCGCTCCACGCCTGGAAGAGCCGCAGCAGATCCATGTGGCGGAGCGTGAGCGGCTTCGACGTCTGGAGCTCGGGCTTCAAGCCGCGCACGTAGTCCTCCAGGTACCGGACGCCGAGCGCGTAGCGTCCCTCGGCGGTCGGGTAGAAGAACCGCCATTCGTCGTAGCGGAAGGCGTTGTCCGCCTTGTCGAGGTTCGCGTCGAAGGGGTCGCTCGAGATCTTGGTGAGATGCTCCTTCACCACCTGGGTGGTCCGGCGGACGGCCTTCAGGATGCCGAGCTGGCGGTTGGCATTGTTGTCGGCCAGGACGCGCGGACCCCAGAGAAAGAAGTCGTTCGGGCGCCAGCCGGTGCCGGAGAGCTCGTGGCGCATGATCGCGGCGAGCGTCGTCGCGAGGAGCGTCCCCGGCGGCGGGGTCTCGCCGGGCGGCGTGAGCGCGTCGAGGTCGAGCGGCAGGCGGTCGTGGCGGATCTGGCCGAAGTGCAGGACGCCGACGCCCGCGAGCCAGAGCAGCGCCAAGAGCGCGAAGCGGTTGAACACGAGGCGGCCGAGCCAGGTCATGCGTCCTCCGGTGCGGCGCTCACGGCCGCACGAAACGTTGGTAGATCTTCGGCAGCTCACGCGGCAGCGCCGTGATGTCCTCGATCACGAGATAGCGGGAAGCTTCGCACATCTCCTTCAGGTAGTCGTGCCCGGCCTTGTCGACGGTGATGCAGAATGGCGTCACGCCGGCGCGCGCCGCCTCCTGGAAGGCCATCGTGGTGTCCTGGATGCCGTAGACGTTCGAGCGGCGGTCGTCGCCGTAGTCGACGTCTTGCGGGAACCCGTCGGAGAGCAGGATCACGTGCTTCGAGCGCGCGGCGACGTTGCGCATCTTGGCCACCGCGTGGCGCAGCGCCGCCCCCATGCGCGTCGAGCGCTTCGGCTCGATCGCGCCGATCCGGCCCTTCACCGCGCTCGTGAGCGGCTCGTTGAAGTGCTTCACGAGGTAGAGCTCGACCTGCCGGCGGCCGTGGCCGGAGAATCCGCAGATGCCGTAGGTGTCGCCGATCTCCTCGAGCGCCTCGGCCATGACGACCAGCGCCTCCTTCGTGATGTCGATGACGCGGCGGCCGGCCGGCGCGTCGGGCACGGGCTCGTCGGTCGAGGCGCTCATGTCGACGAGGAAGAGCGTCGCGACGTCGCGCTCTTCGCGCTGCTTCGCCTGGTAGAGCTTCGGCGACGGCGGATGCCCCGAGCGCCGGTCGGCGCGCGCCGTGATCACGGCGTCGAGATCGAAGTCCTCGCCGTCCTCGAGGCCGTGGATCACCCGGTAGCGCTCGGGACGGATGCGCTGGAACTGGCGGCGCACCTCCGGGAGCAGGTCGGCGTGGGTCGCGAGGGTCTGGTGGAAGAAGTCGCCGGTGTCGCTCTCGAGCGGGATCTCGGCGAGCCGGCACCAGGCGTGGCGGTAGTCGGCGATGCGGTAGTCCCACTCGTCGTAGAGGAACTCGCCCTCGCCCGCCGCGTGCGGCAACGCCGCCGCGCG is part of the Deltaproteobacteria bacterium genome and harbors:
- a CDS encoding sulfatase, whose amino-acid sequence is MLLGVVVAAGLAVLGCAPGPAALPDIVLVVIDTLRADHLGSYGHGRAQTPRLDDFAARGTRFSMARATSSWTLPSTASILSGRYPAEHGAERMTLMIGEKQLMMAEMLAAGGYDTAGFSANAAVVTPESGFAQGFGRFDVLERRGEQSGPDPVWPSSAQKPAQPDATADVVTDAALAWVSSRAAASHPYFLYVHYFDPHASYSPPRAYAEKFGVRSDDPLRGPGQALVMLKKTLTDQELATLRALYDAEIAFMDHEVGRLLDGLGFGRRRDVVVVITADHGEEFGDHGRMQHTKTLYEEVLRVPLLIGGGDFSSGQVVAAPVSLVRIFPTIAELARVAPPSGLPGRSLLPVLRGAAPAPEPETVFADLPSGAVHRAAVVDGSWKLVLDHGFAPVLYDLAADAGETTQRNQSQGARATALQKAIGEHNKICYRARAAAPPVPITVEPDRRERLRQLGYVVD
- a CDS encoding NAD-dependent isocitrate dehydrogenase → MSAERTVTLIPGDGAGPALADAVARIFAAAAVPVAWERVAAGDEALRRQGAAIPAELVGSVLRTRVALKGHLAARLGETQENPNVALRKMLDLYANVRSVKSFPGRASRYPDLDLIVVRESTEGEYAGIEHRVVPGVVESIKVTTAQACTRIARFAFAHAAAAGRKKVTAVHKANIMKRSDGLFLDCCRAVAKDHPAIALQELIVDNTCMQLVMNPYQFDVMVMQNFYGDLVSDLCAGLAGGLGVVPSASFGDDLAVFEAIYEDEPELAARDGANPMMLLVSALAMLRHLGLGAHADRITAATAAVLREGTRVTRDLGGTAGTIAMADAIVARL
- a CDS encoding DUF2333 family protein gives rise to the protein MTWLGRLVFNRFALLALLWLAGVGVLHFGQIRHDRLPLDLDALTPPGETPPPGTLLATTLAAIMRHELSGTGWRPNDFFLWGPRVLADNNANRQLGILKAVRRTTQVVKEHLTKISSDPFDANLDKADNAFRYDEWRFFYPTAEGRYALGVRYLEDYVRGLKPELQTSKPLTLRHMDLLRLFQAWSDMLGDAHASLYRTEIDGHRVRPWESDDMFYHAQGYAHVMAACLRAIQREYDRSFADRDALPPLVEEVASSLERAALLKPFIVLDGGDAGLTANHRRNLDVYVAEARQKIYSIREELEK
- a CDS encoding NAD-dependent isocitrate dehydrogenase, which gives rise to MGHRVTLLPGDGIGPEVADAARAVIDATGVRIEWTERAAGLPAIEHEGDPLPESVFAAIRETGTALKGPVTTPIGGGFQSVNVRLRKALDLYASVRPVRTLPGVPTRHERVDLVIIRENTEGLYAGLEHEVVPGVIETLKVFTEQACLRIAEYAFMLARRDGRRKVTAAHKASIMKMTDGLFLDCCRVVAARHPDVGYEEIAVDTLCMQLVLDPTRFDVVLLENLYGDIVSDLCSGLVGGLGVVPGANVGTHAAVFEAVHGSAPDIAGKNLANPLALILSGALMLQHLGEHAAARRVVDATSSVLAAGRVRTRDLGGRAGTTDVRDAIVAALREATT